The following are encoded together in the Tursiops truncatus isolate mTurTru1 chromosome 10, mTurTru1.mat.Y, whole genome shotgun sequence genome:
- the ID4 gene encoding DNA-binding protein inhibitor ID-4 isoform X1, protein MKAVSPVRPSGRKAPSGCGGGELALRCLAEHGHSLGGSAAAAAAAAAARCKAAEAAADEPALCLQCDMNDCYSRLRRLVPTIPPNKKVSKVEILQHVIDYILDLQLALETHPALLRQPPPPAPPQHPAGTCPAAPPRTPLTALNTDPVCGRLSPSQEHKKGRGKSRS, encoded by the exons ATGAAGGCGGTGAGCCCGGTGCGCCCCTCGGGCCGTAAGGCGCCGTCGGGCTGCGGCGGCGGGGAGCTGGCGCTGCGCTGCCTGGCCGAGCACGGCCACAGCCTGGGCGgctccgcggcggcggcggccgcggcggcggcaGCGCGCTGCAAGGCGGCCGAGGCGGCGGCCGACGAGCCGGCGCTCTGCCTGCAGTGCGATATGAACGACTGCTACAGCCGCCTGCGGAGGCTGGTGCCCACCATCCCGCCCAACAAGAAAGTGAGCAAAGTGGAGATCCTGCAGCACGTTATCGACTACATTCTGGACCTGCAGCTGGCGCTGGAGACGCACCCGGCTCTGCTGAggcagccgccgccgccggcgcCGCCGCAGCACCCGGCCGGGACCTGTCCGGCCGCGCCGCCGCGGACCCCGCTCACGGCGCTCAACACCGACCCG GTGTGCGGCCGCCTGAGCCCGAGCCAGGAGCAcaagaaagggagggggaagagcaGAAGTTAG
- the ID4 gene encoding DNA-binding protein inhibitor ID-4 isoform X2 codes for MKAVSPVRPSGRKAPSGCGGGELALRCLAEHGHSLGGSAAAAAAAAAARCKAAEAAADEPALCLQCDMNDCYSRLRRLVPTIPPNKKVSKVEILQHVIDYILDLQLALETHPALLRQPPPPAPPQHPAGTCPAAPPRTPLTALNTDPAGAVNKQGDSILCR; via the exons ATGAAGGCGGTGAGCCCGGTGCGCCCCTCGGGCCGTAAGGCGCCGTCGGGCTGCGGCGGCGGGGAGCTGGCGCTGCGCTGCCTGGCCGAGCACGGCCACAGCCTGGGCGgctccgcggcggcggcggccgcggcggcggcaGCGCGCTGCAAGGCGGCCGAGGCGGCGGCCGACGAGCCGGCGCTCTGCCTGCAGTGCGATATGAACGACTGCTACAGCCGCCTGCGGAGGCTGGTGCCCACCATCCCGCCCAACAAGAAAGTGAGCAAAGTGGAGATCCTGCAGCACGTTATCGACTACATTCTGGACCTGCAGCTGGCGCTGGAGACGCACCCGGCTCTGCTGAggcagccgccgccgccggcgcCGCCGCAGCACCCGGCCGGGACCTGTCCGGCCGCGCCGCCGCGGACCCCGCTCACGGCGCTCAACACCGACCCG GCCGGCGCGGTGAACAAGCAGGGCGACAGCATTTTGTGCCGCTGA